A window of the Maridesulfovibrio ferrireducens genome harbors these coding sequences:
- a CDS encoding F0F1 ATP synthase subunit A, whose amino-acid sequence MEISPDLTVYFSYEFIKLNDTLIFTWIVMFILVAFSWLVTRRVTSASIISDNQNFLEILVDGLLTQIEGATNQHPERFLPLLGTLFIFILVSNLLSAVPGFSPPTGSLSTTTAFSLIVFFAVPYYGIKENGLVNYLKSYVQPSPLMLPFNVIGEVSRTFALAVRLFGNILSGTMMGAILLVIMPLLVPVIMQLLGLLIGVVQAYIFTVLAAVFIAAGLEVHSESGQKV is encoded by the coding sequence GTGGAAATAAGTCCGGATCTCACTGTTTATTTCAGTTATGAATTTATAAAGTTGAATGACACTCTAATCTTCACTTGGATTGTCATGTTCATACTTGTGGCTTTTTCGTGGCTGGTAACGCGCAGAGTTACTTCTGCATCGATTATATCTGATAATCAAAATTTTCTTGAAATTCTGGTAGATGGATTACTTACTCAGATTGAAGGGGCGACAAATCAGCATCCTGAAAGATTTTTGCCTTTGCTGGGAACTCTTTTTATTTTTATTTTAGTTTCAAATCTTCTTTCCGCTGTGCCCGGTTTTTCACCTCCCACAGGTTCGCTTTCTACAACGACGGCTTTCAGCCTGATCGTATTTTTCGCCGTCCCTTATTACGGCATAAAAGAAAACGGACTTGTGAATTATCTTAAAAGTTATGTGCAGCCGTCTCCGCTCATGCTTCCCTTTAATGTCATAGGTGAAGTCAGCCGGACTTTTGCTCTTGCTGTGCGTTTGTTTGGAAATATTTTAAGCGGAACAATGATGGGCGCAATTCTGCTCGTGATAATGCCTCTTCTGGTTCCTGTTATTATGCAGCTTCTCGGGCTTTTGATAGGAGTCGTTCAAGCTTATATCTTTACGGTTTTAGCGGCGGTATTTATTGCTGCCGGATTGGAAGTTCATTCTGAAAGCGGTCAAAAAGTGTAA
- a CDS encoding F0F1 ATP synthase subunit C: METLGWIGFASIIGAGICMGIGAIGPAIGEGMALSRALSAIAQQPDETNTIVKFLFVGMAMVESTAIYCFVLAMILLFANPFWNFFIEKAAG; encoded by the coding sequence ATGGAAACTCTCGGCTGGATTGGATTTGCATCAATTATTGGTGCCGGAATATGCATGGGGATAGGCGCTATCGGCCCTGCCATAGGTGAAGGAATGGCGCTTTCAAGAGCGTTAAGCGCAATTGCGCAGCAGCCAGACGAAACCAACACTATTGTAAAGTTTCTTTTCGTAGGGATGGCAATGGTTGAATCAACGGCTATTTATTGTTTTGTGCTTGCTATGATTTTGCTTTTTGCAAATCCTTTTTGGAACTTTTTTATTGAGAAGGCAGCAGGTTAA
- a CDS encoding ATPase — protein MLLDWFTVFAQIINFFVLIFLLKLFLYGPLVKAMKKRKERVADEMEQVRKAKSEADELNKSLQAKHLELENKASEVMTEIHSEAEKWRQQAMISAQKEIDIQREEWLSALSREKDVIALNLKKRIMDEVTSVASRIILDLSDSNLEERVVAGLLRIIEMESVKVDCRENEIIIRTGFAHEGVHREKTVIMLNKLFPDCAEHIFKVEPELGFGIELVAGDRKWEWNLTSYVGDLEKNILEEIAKSPSGVE, from the coding sequence ATGCTTCTTGATTGGTTCACTGTTTTTGCGCAGATAATTAATTTTTTCGTTTTAATTTTTTTGCTAAAGTTGTTTCTTTACGGCCCCCTTGTAAAAGCTATGAAGAAGCGAAAAGAGCGCGTGGCTGACGAAATGGAGCAGGTACGCAAAGCAAAAAGTGAAGCGGATGAATTAAATAAATCTTTGCAGGCAAAACATTTAGAGCTTGAAAATAAAGCTTCTGAAGTCATGACGGAAATTCATTCGGAAGCCGAAAAATGGCGTCAGCAGGCAATGATTTCAGCGCAAAAGGAAATTGATATTCAGCGTGAGGAATGGCTGTCTGCCTTAAGCCGCGAAAAGGATGTAATCGCTTTAAATTTGAAAAAACGGATCATGGACGAAGTTACTTCTGTCGCATCCCGCATAATTTTAGATTTATCTGATTCAAATCTTGAAGAGCGGGTTGTGGCCGGATTGCTTCGTATTATTGAAATGGAATCGGTTAAAGTTGATTGCAGGGAAAATGAGATCATAATCCGTACAGGATTTGCTCATGAAGGAGTGCACAGAGAAAAAACTGTCATTATGCTGAATAAGCTTTTTCCTGACTGCGCAGAACATATTTTTAAAGTTGAACCTGAACTCGGGTTTGGAATTGAACTGGTTGCAGGCGACAGGAAATGGGAATGGAATCTTACATCATACGTAGGTGACTTGGAGAAGAATATTCTTGAAGAAATTGCAAAGAGTCCGTCCGGAGTAGAGTAA
- a CDS encoding F0F1 ATP synthase subunit alpha → MGFLSDNLDQALGAVERGLDKMDYDPESREVGRVISVARGVAQVEGLKSVRSEELLTLGDGIQGMALDLLPDSIGVALFGRSSGLSAGDEAIPSGTVLSVPVGEALIGRIVDPLGNPLDDGPAPDTTETRPVECEAPPILMRAPVDTPMATGLKVVDTLIPIGRGQRELILGDRQTGKTAIALDVILNQKKGDVVCVYCAIGQRSTSVARVISSLRTHGAMAYTFAVVVDGDAPSGLQYIAPYAATSMAEYFMEQGRDVLIIYDDLTRHAQAYRQLSLLMRRPPGREAFPGDIFYIHSRLLERSTRLSPKHGGGTITALPIVETEAQNISAYIPTNLISITDGQIYLSPVLFQKGLLPAIDVGKSVSRVGGRAQPLAYRKVSGDLRLTYSQFQELEAFARFGTRLDKDTRKRLDHGVRVRELLKQDRFSPLSASEQLVILWAVSLGLLDEIPLEKIGEIQDFILQKAHEGFADFERIPKAESKDGIWDELKSSIEKYIELWREINAGS, encoded by the coding sequence ATGGGTTTTCTAAGCGATAATCTAGATCAGGCACTAGGAGCCGTGGAAAGGGGACTGGATAAAATGGATTACGATCCAGAGTCCCGCGAGGTGGGCAGAGTAATATCTGTTGCACGCGGTGTTGCGCAGGTTGAAGGGCTTAAGTCGGTCCGTTCAGAAGAATTACTTACGCTCGGGGATGGCATTCAAGGGATGGCTCTTGACCTTTTACCGGATTCTATAGGTGTTGCTCTGTTCGGGAGAAGCTCAGGGCTCAGTGCAGGAGATGAAGCAATTCCGTCTGGAACAGTTTTAAGCGTACCTGTCGGCGAGGCCCTTATCGGGAGAATTGTTGATCCGCTTGGAAATCCTCTTGATGACGGACCTGCTCCGGATACAACAGAAACCCGTCCAGTTGAATGTGAAGCCCCGCCGATTCTTATGCGTGCTCCGGTTGATACGCCTATGGCTACAGGGCTTAAGGTGGTGGACACTTTAATTCCCATTGGTCGTGGACAGCGTGAACTTATACTCGGAGACAGGCAGACGGGTAAAACCGCGATAGCTCTTGATGTTATACTTAATCAGAAAAAAGGGGATGTCGTTTGTGTTTATTGCGCTATAGGTCAGCGCAGCACGTCTGTTGCCAGAGTAATATCTTCTCTGCGTACACATGGAGCAATGGCTTATACTTTTGCAGTCGTTGTTGACGGGGATGCTCCGTCCGGCTTGCAATATATTGCTCCTTACGCCGCAACGAGCATGGCTGAATATTTTATGGAACAGGGGCGCGATGTTCTGATTATTTATGATGATCTGACTCGTCATGCACAGGCTTACAGGCAGTTAAGTCTGCTTATGCGTAGACCTCCGGGGCGTGAAGCTTTTCCCGGTGATATTTTTTATATCCATTCAAGATTGCTTGAAAGATCAACTCGGCTTAGTCCGAAACATGGCGGCGGGACTATTACCGCATTGCCTATTGTTGAAACCGAAGCTCAGAATATTTCTGCGTATATTCCGACAAATTTAATTTCTATAACAGACGGTCAGATTTATTTGTCACCAGTGCTTTTTCAAAAGGGATTACTGCCTGCGATTGATGTCGGAAAATCCGTATCAAGGGTTGGAGGGCGAGCGCAGCCTTTAGCCTATCGTAAAGTTTCCGGTGATTTGCGGCTTACTTATTCGCAGTTTCAAGAGCTTGAGGCTTTTGCCCGTTTCGGAACGCGGCTTGATAAGGATACCCGCAAAAGGCTTGATCATGGGGTTCGGGTCAGAGAACTGCTTAAGCAGGATAGATTTTCTCCGCTGAGCGCATCAGAACAGCTTGTGATTCTCTGGGCTGTATCACTTGGTTTGCTTGATGAAATTCCGCTTGAAAAGATCGGTGAAATTCAAGATTTCATTTTACAAAAAGCTCATGAAGGTTTTGCTGATTTTGAAAGAATTCCTAAAGCGGAATCAAAAGACGGAATATGGGATGAATTAAAAAGCAGTATAGAAAAGTATATTGAACTGTGGAGGGAAATCAATGCAGGCTCTTGA
- a CDS encoding F0F1 ATP synthase subunit gamma, giving the protein MQALEAVKKKISTTNDLLSVVKTMKALAAVNIRHFENAAQGVGEYAEVVEDGWNVFFKNAGVIPNTGKGKVAVLLAIGSDQGMCGQFNEVSKQKTLRVIDELKSEGFTVSCWTCGERVHGALEGSGVITDINFRVPGSLRGVNGVVNEIEHNLEKWKRKKDMHRFSIVHNRFAPDGSKVAVKHILPLSIRSKGAPWESRSLPMTNIPITDLFSTLFLEYIYISVYGAIVQSLAAENSSRLAAMQVAEKNIIEHVELLEADYRNTRQGTITGELLDIVAGVEAVSGGKF; this is encoded by the coding sequence ATGCAGGCTCTTGAGGCTGTAAAAAAGAAAATTTCTACCACTAATGATTTACTTTCCGTTGTTAAAACAATGAAAGCATTGGCTGCGGTTAACATCCGGCATTTTGAGAATGCGGCGCAGGGTGTCGGGGAATATGCGGAAGTTGTTGAAGACGGCTGGAATGTTTTTTTCAAAAATGCCGGAGTAATTCCGAACACAGGAAAAGGCAAGGTTGCCGTGTTGCTTGCCATTGGTTCCGATCAGGGAATGTGCGGTCAGTTTAATGAGGTTTCAAAGCAGAAAACTTTGCGGGTGATTGATGAGCTTAAGTCCGAAGGTTTCACTGTTTCGTGCTGGACTTGCGGAGAAAGAGTGCACGGAGCTCTTGAGGGTAGTGGGGTTATTACAGATATTAATTTCAGAGTTCCGGGAAGCTTACGCGGAGTTAACGGCGTGGTTAATGAAATTGAACATAACCTCGAGAAATGGAAAAGAAAAAAGGATATGCACAGATTCAGCATTGTGCATAATCGATTTGCACCTGATGGTTCAAAGGTTGCCGTAAAGCATATCCTTCCGCTTAGTATAAGATCAAAAGGCGCGCCGTGGGAAAGTCGGTCTTTGCCCATGACAAATATTCCTATTACCGATTTATTTTCGACGCTTTTTTTGGAATACATTTATATTTCAGTTTACGGGGCTATCGTGCAATCTCTTGCCGCGGAAAACAGCTCAAGGCTGGCGGCAATGCAGGTAGCTGAGAAAAATATTATAGAGCATGTGGAATTGCTTGAAGCGGACTACCGCAATACTAGGCAGGGAACTATTACGGGTGAACTGCTTGATATTGTCGCGGGGGTTGAGGCTGTTTCTGGTGGAAAGTTTTAA